A single window of Vigna radiata var. radiata cultivar VC1973A chromosome 4, Vradiata_ver6, whole genome shotgun sequence DNA harbors:
- the LOC106759500 gene encoding ubiquinone biosynthesis monooxygenase COQ6, mitochondrial isoform X2: MNMVMKKTISNVCALKIPRKYFCTEGVKVAGSAIGEASNEHEKKHTVSKIIPQYDIAIVGGGMVGMALACFLASMPMTKQLNVAIVDSNPALSSGLHIKKEDPPDPRVSTVTPASISFLRDAGAWKYVEQNRHAYFNVWDYTGLGYARYHARDVNKDYLGCVAENKVLHNALLSCVKDSDFKTTIYPFRLSSMTLNTSSMSVVEENTKSVESSSAQGHGAKLQLSDGSSLYAKLVVGADGGKSHVRELAGIKTTGWNYSQNAIICTVEHTSENVCAWQRFLPTGPIALLPIGDKFSNIVWTMSPAESNSRKSTTEEEFLKDVNYALDYGYGPRPTSGLLGTRDMFSWFKMDATVSTNEFFEIPPKVIKLASERMVFPLSLRHANSYASKRVVLIGDAAHTVHPLAGQGVNLGFGDAFSLSRIIAEGIALGTDIGEVNLLKKYEAERRSANIMMMAILDGFQKAYSVDFGPFNILRAAAFHGANYISPLKKGIISYASGEHKLPIFL; this comes from the exons ATGAACAT GGTGATGAAGAAGACTATTTCAAACGTCTGTGCCCTCAAAATTCCAAGAAAGTATTTTTGTACTGAGGGTGTGAAAGTTGCTGGTTCCGCTATTGGAGAAGCGTCCAAT GAGCATGAGAAGAAGCACACTGTTAGCAAAATTATTCCACAGTATGATATTGCTATTGTTGGAGGAGGGATGGTTGGCATGGCTCTTGCTTGTTTCTTAG CAAGTATGCCTATGACAAAGCAGTTGAACGTTGCAATTGTTGATAGTAATCCGGCTCTGAGTAGTGGCTTGCACATCAAGAAGGAAGACCCCCCTGATCCAAGAGTCAGTACAGTAACTCCTGCTTCTATATCTTTTCTCCGAG ATGCTGGTGCTTGGAAATATGTTGAGCAAAACAGACATGCTTATTTTAAT GTCTGGGATTATACTGGTTTGGGATATGCTAGATATCATGCAAGAGATGTAAATAAAGACTATCTAGG GTGTGTGGCCGAGAATAAAGTGCTCCACAATGCCTTACTGTCATGTGTAAAG GATTCTGATTTCAAGACAACAATCTATCCTTTTAGATTAAGTTCAATGACTTTGAATACAAGCTCTATGTCTGTAGTGGAGGAGAATACAAAATCCGTAGAATCATCATCTGCTCAAGGGCATGGTGCAAAGCTGCAACTTAGTGATGGAAGTAGCTTATATGCAAAGTTGGTG GTTGGCGCTGATGGTGGAAAATCACATGTTAGGGAATTAGCAGGAATCAAAACGACTGGATGGAATTACTCACAGAATGCAATAATCTGCACAGTAGAGCATACCTCTGAAAATGTATGTGCATGGCAACGTTTTCTACCCACCGGTCCAATTGCTCTTTTACCCATCGGTGATAAGTTTAGCAATATTGTTTGGACCATGAGTCCAGCAGAGTCAAACAGTCGCAAATCAACTACTGAGGAAGAATTTTTAAAGGATGTCAATTATGCTCTAGATTATGGTTATGGACCTCGTCCTACATCAGGCTTATTAGGAACTCGAGATATGTTCTCATGGTTTAAAATGGATGCAACAGTATCAACTAATGAATTCTTTGAAATTCCTCCAAAAGTGATCAAGTTGGCATCTGAAAGGATGGTGTTCCCTTTGTCTTTAAGGCATGCCAATTCCTATGCATCAAAACGCGTTGTTCTTATTGGAGATGCAGCCCACACTGTGCATCCTCTTGCTGGTCAAGGAGTTAATTTGGGTTTTGGAGATGCATTTTCTCTTTCGAGAATTATTGCAGAGGGGATTGCTTTGGGCACTGATATTGGAGAG gtaaatttattaaagaagtATGAAGCAGAGAGGAGATCAGCCAATATTATGATGATGGCGATCCTTGATGGCTTCCAAAAGGCCTATTCTGTTGACTTTGGACCTTTTAATATTCTGCGAGCTGCTGCTTTCCATGGGGCAAACTATATATCACCACTCAAAAAAGGTATCATTTCCTATGCTTCAGGAGAGCATAAGTTGCCCATTTTCTTGTGA
- the LOC106759500 gene encoding ubiquinone biosynthesis monooxygenase COQ6, mitochondrial isoform X1 produces MNMVMKKTISNVCALKIPRKYFCTEGVKVAGSAIGEASNEHEKKHTVSKIIPQYDIAIVGGGMVGMALACFLASMPMTKQLNVAIVDSNPALSSGLHIKKEDPPDPRVSTVTPASISFLRDAGAWKYVEQNRHAYFNVMQVWDYTGLGYARYHARDVNKDYLGCVAENKVLHNALLSCVKDSDFKTTIYPFRLSSMTLNTSSMSVVEENTKSVESSSAQGHGAKLQLSDGSSLYAKLVVGADGGKSHVRELAGIKTTGWNYSQNAIICTVEHTSENVCAWQRFLPTGPIALLPIGDKFSNIVWTMSPAESNSRKSTTEEEFLKDVNYALDYGYGPRPTSGLLGTRDMFSWFKMDATVSTNEFFEIPPKVIKLASERMVFPLSLRHANSYASKRVVLIGDAAHTVHPLAGQGVNLGFGDAFSLSRIIAEGIALGTDIGEVNLLKKYEAERRSANIMMMAILDGFQKAYSVDFGPFNILRAAAFHGANYISPLKKGIISYASGEHKLPIFL; encoded by the exons ATGAACAT GGTGATGAAGAAGACTATTTCAAACGTCTGTGCCCTCAAAATTCCAAGAAAGTATTTTTGTACTGAGGGTGTGAAAGTTGCTGGTTCCGCTATTGGAGAAGCGTCCAAT GAGCATGAGAAGAAGCACACTGTTAGCAAAATTATTCCACAGTATGATATTGCTATTGTTGGAGGAGGGATGGTTGGCATGGCTCTTGCTTGTTTCTTAG CAAGTATGCCTATGACAAAGCAGTTGAACGTTGCAATTGTTGATAGTAATCCGGCTCTGAGTAGTGGCTTGCACATCAAGAAGGAAGACCCCCCTGATCCAAGAGTCAGTACAGTAACTCCTGCTTCTATATCTTTTCTCCGAG ATGCTGGTGCTTGGAAATATGTTGAGCAAAACAGACATGCTTATTTTAATGTAATGCag GTCTGGGATTATACTGGTTTGGGATATGCTAGATATCATGCAAGAGATGTAAATAAAGACTATCTAGG GTGTGTGGCCGAGAATAAAGTGCTCCACAATGCCTTACTGTCATGTGTAAAG GATTCTGATTTCAAGACAACAATCTATCCTTTTAGATTAAGTTCAATGACTTTGAATACAAGCTCTATGTCTGTAGTGGAGGAGAATACAAAATCCGTAGAATCATCATCTGCTCAAGGGCATGGTGCAAAGCTGCAACTTAGTGATGGAAGTAGCTTATATGCAAAGTTGGTG GTTGGCGCTGATGGTGGAAAATCACATGTTAGGGAATTAGCAGGAATCAAAACGACTGGATGGAATTACTCACAGAATGCAATAATCTGCACAGTAGAGCATACCTCTGAAAATGTATGTGCATGGCAACGTTTTCTACCCACCGGTCCAATTGCTCTTTTACCCATCGGTGATAAGTTTAGCAATATTGTTTGGACCATGAGTCCAGCAGAGTCAAACAGTCGCAAATCAACTACTGAGGAAGAATTTTTAAAGGATGTCAATTATGCTCTAGATTATGGTTATGGACCTCGTCCTACATCAGGCTTATTAGGAACTCGAGATATGTTCTCATGGTTTAAAATGGATGCAACAGTATCAACTAATGAATTCTTTGAAATTCCTCCAAAAGTGATCAAGTTGGCATCTGAAAGGATGGTGTTCCCTTTGTCTTTAAGGCATGCCAATTCCTATGCATCAAAACGCGTTGTTCTTATTGGAGATGCAGCCCACACTGTGCATCCTCTTGCTGGTCAAGGAGTTAATTTGGGTTTTGGAGATGCATTTTCTCTTTCGAGAATTATTGCAGAGGGGATTGCTTTGGGCACTGATATTGGAGAG gtaaatttattaaagaagtATGAAGCAGAGAGGAGATCAGCCAATATTATGATGATGGCGATCCTTGATGGCTTCCAAAAGGCCTATTCTGTTGACTTTGGACCTTTTAATATTCTGCGAGCTGCTGCTTTCCATGGGGCAAACTATATATCACCACTCAAAAAAGGTATCATTTCCTATGCTTCAGGAGAGCATAAGTTGCCCATTTTCTTGTGA
- the LOC106759500 gene encoding ubiquinone biosynthesis monooxygenase COQ6, mitochondrial isoform X3, whose protein sequence is MPMTKQLNVAIVDSNPALSSGLHIKKEDPPDPRVSTVTPASISFLRDAGAWKYVEQNRHAYFNVMQVWDYTGLGYARYHARDVNKDYLGCVAENKVLHNALLSCVKDSDFKTTIYPFRLSSMTLNTSSMSVVEENTKSVESSSAQGHGAKLQLSDGSSLYAKLVVGADGGKSHVRELAGIKTTGWNYSQNAIICTVEHTSENVCAWQRFLPTGPIALLPIGDKFSNIVWTMSPAESNSRKSTTEEEFLKDVNYALDYGYGPRPTSGLLGTRDMFSWFKMDATVSTNEFFEIPPKVIKLASERMVFPLSLRHANSYASKRVVLIGDAAHTVHPLAGQGVNLGFGDAFSLSRIIAEGIALGTDIGEVNLLKKYEAERRSANIMMMAILDGFQKAYSVDFGPFNILRAAAFHGANYISPLKKGIISYASGEHKLPIFL, encoded by the exons ATGCCTATGACAAAGCAGTTGAACGTTGCAATTGTTGATAGTAATCCGGCTCTGAGTAGTGGCTTGCACATCAAGAAGGAAGACCCCCCTGATCCAAGAGTCAGTACAGTAACTCCTGCTTCTATATCTTTTCTCCGAG ATGCTGGTGCTTGGAAATATGTTGAGCAAAACAGACATGCTTATTTTAATGTAATGCag GTCTGGGATTATACTGGTTTGGGATATGCTAGATATCATGCAAGAGATGTAAATAAAGACTATCTAGG GTGTGTGGCCGAGAATAAAGTGCTCCACAATGCCTTACTGTCATGTGTAAAG GATTCTGATTTCAAGACAACAATCTATCCTTTTAGATTAAGTTCAATGACTTTGAATACAAGCTCTATGTCTGTAGTGGAGGAGAATACAAAATCCGTAGAATCATCATCTGCTCAAGGGCATGGTGCAAAGCTGCAACTTAGTGATGGAAGTAGCTTATATGCAAAGTTGGTG GTTGGCGCTGATGGTGGAAAATCACATGTTAGGGAATTAGCAGGAATCAAAACGACTGGATGGAATTACTCACAGAATGCAATAATCTGCACAGTAGAGCATACCTCTGAAAATGTATGTGCATGGCAACGTTTTCTACCCACCGGTCCAATTGCTCTTTTACCCATCGGTGATAAGTTTAGCAATATTGTTTGGACCATGAGTCCAGCAGAGTCAAACAGTCGCAAATCAACTACTGAGGAAGAATTTTTAAAGGATGTCAATTATGCTCTAGATTATGGTTATGGACCTCGTCCTACATCAGGCTTATTAGGAACTCGAGATATGTTCTCATGGTTTAAAATGGATGCAACAGTATCAACTAATGAATTCTTTGAAATTCCTCCAAAAGTGATCAAGTTGGCATCTGAAAGGATGGTGTTCCCTTTGTCTTTAAGGCATGCCAATTCCTATGCATCAAAACGCGTTGTTCTTATTGGAGATGCAGCCCACACTGTGCATCCTCTTGCTGGTCAAGGAGTTAATTTGGGTTTTGGAGATGCATTTTCTCTTTCGAGAATTATTGCAGAGGGGATTGCTTTGGGCACTGATATTGGAGAG gtaaatttattaaagaagtATGAAGCAGAGAGGAGATCAGCCAATATTATGATGATGGCGATCCTTGATGGCTTCCAAAAGGCCTATTCTGTTGACTTTGGACCTTTTAATATTCTGCGAGCTGCTGCTTTCCATGGGGCAAACTATATATCACCACTCAAAAAAGGTATCATTTCCTATGCTTCAGGAGAGCATAAGTTGCCCATTTTCTTGTGA